Proteins encoded in a region of the Marinococcus sp. PL1-022 genome:
- a CDS encoding alpha-ketoacid dehydrogenase subunit beta, whose translation MAVMSYIQAINTAMKEEMARDENVFVLGEDVGLKGGVFRATEELHSTYGDERVIDTPLSESAIAGVGIGAAMYGLRPVAEMQFADFIMPAVNQIVSEAAKIRYRSNNDWYCPITIRAPFGGGVHGALYHSQSVEALFANTPGLKVVIPSTPYDAKGLLKASIRDNDPVLFFEHKRAYRMLKDEVPEEDYTVPIGKAAVKREGTDVTVITYGLCVHLANQAADTLAAEGIDVHLVDLRTVYPVDQEAVKEAAAKTGKVLLVTEDNLEGSIMSEVSAIISEHNLFDLDAPVRRLAAPDVPAMPYAPTLEKEFLMNTDKITKAIRELAEF comes from the coding sequence ATGGCAGTCATGTCTTATATTCAGGCAATCAATACAGCGATGAAGGAAGAAATGGCACGTGATGAGAACGTGTTCGTTCTGGGTGAGGATGTCGGTCTGAAGGGCGGGGTGTTCCGTGCGACCGAAGAGCTGCACAGCACGTACGGCGACGAGCGTGTCATCGACACTCCGCTCTCCGAATCAGCAATTGCCGGAGTGGGTATTGGGGCTGCGATGTACGGCCTCCGCCCGGTAGCGGAAATGCAGTTTGCGGACTTTATTATGCCGGCAGTCAACCAGATTGTCTCTGAAGCAGCAAAAATCCGGTACCGCTCCAACAATGACTGGTACTGTCCAATTACGATCCGGGCGCCGTTTGGCGGCGGAGTGCACGGTGCTCTGTATCATTCACAGTCAGTGGAGGCGCTGTTTGCGAATACGCCGGGGCTGAAAGTGGTCATTCCGTCCACCCCCTACGACGCGAAAGGACTGCTGAAGGCTTCGATACGGGATAACGACCCGGTGTTATTTTTTGAGCATAAGCGCGCGTACCGGATGCTTAAAGACGAAGTGCCGGAAGAGGACTACACTGTGCCAATCGGAAAGGCGGCAGTCAAACGGGAAGGCACGGATGTTACCGTGATTACATACGGATTGTGTGTACATCTGGCCAACCAGGCCGCTGATACACTTGCCGCAGAAGGCATCGATGTGCATCTGGTGGATCTGAGAACCGTCTATCCAGTCGACCAGGAAGCAGTCAAAGAAGCCGCGGCGAAAACCGGAAAGGTGCTCCTTGTCACTGAAGATAACCTCGAAGGAAGTATCATGAGCGAAGTGTCGGCCATCATTTCCGAACACAATTTGTTTGACCTTGATGCGCCGGTCCGGAGACTTGCAGCTCCCGATGTGCCGGCCATGCCTTACGCTCCAACACTGGAAAAAGAATTTTTAATGAATACGGATAAAATCACGAAAGCGATCCGGGAATTGGCGGAATTTTAG
- a CDS encoding dihydrolipoamide acetyltransferase family protein: MRKEVTMPQLGESVTEGTLSQWLVKPGDKVKKYDPIAEVLSDKVSAEIPSSYTGEISELVAEENETVAVGTLICYMETEDEEPAEAKKTEKPSAETIQPGAAQTNGEEEKSMKKRYSPVVWRLAQENGLNLDDIEGSGRQGRITKKDVEKAIREGAEKTKQEEAAPSPFPIYSTKPSENQEEREGDTIIPVTGARKAIADNMVKSKQEIPHAWTMIEVDVTDLVAYRNSVKDEFKQKEGFSLTYLPFFMKAVSESLQLFPSLNSTWDGDRIIQRKEVNLSMAVASEEALYVPVIKRADEKNIRGLARDMQSLATKVRQGTIKAEEMRSGTFTVNNTGSFGSVQSMPIINHPQAAILSVESIVKRPVVMQGDMIAIRYMVNLCLSLDHRILDGLLCGRFLADLKQRLENYKGTENI, translated from the coding sequence ATGCGCAAAGAAGTAACAATGCCCCAGCTCGGGGAGAGTGTCACTGAAGGCACGCTATCCCAGTGGCTTGTAAAGCCGGGCGATAAAGTAAAAAAATATGATCCCATCGCAGAAGTGCTGTCAGATAAAGTGAGTGCAGAAATTCCCAGCTCGTATACAGGCGAAATCAGCGAGCTCGTTGCTGAAGAAAACGAAACAGTGGCTGTAGGCACGCTCATCTGCTATATGGAAACAGAAGATGAGGAGCCGGCCGAGGCAAAAAAAACTGAAAAGCCTTCTGCAGAAACGATACAACCGGGCGCAGCACAAACAAATGGAGAAGAAGAGAAGTCGATGAAAAAAAGGTATTCGCCGGTTGTATGGCGACTCGCCCAGGAAAACGGGCTGAATCTTGACGATATCGAAGGATCCGGCAGACAGGGGCGCATTACAAAAAAGGATGTTGAAAAAGCGATCCGGGAAGGCGCAGAAAAAACCAAACAGGAGGAAGCTGCACCTTCGCCATTTCCAATCTATTCAACAAAGCCTTCTGAAAATCAGGAGGAGCGTGAAGGCGACACGATCATTCCGGTAACCGGAGCAAGAAAAGCAATTGCAGACAACATGGTGAAAAGTAAGCAGGAAATTCCCCACGCCTGGACGATGATAGAGGTGGACGTGACGGATCTGGTGGCGTACCGGAACAGCGTGAAGGATGAGTTTAAACAAAAAGAAGGCTTTTCGCTTACGTATCTGCCATTTTTCATGAAAGCTGTTTCTGAATCTCTGCAGCTGTTTCCAAGCCTTAATTCCACCTGGGACGGCGACCGGATCATTCAGCGCAAGGAAGTGAACCTGTCGATGGCTGTAGCCAGCGAAGAAGCTCTGTATGTTCCAGTCATTAAGCGGGCAGACGAAAAAAACATCCGCGGTCTCGCCCGGGATATGCAGTCTCTTGCCACTAAAGTACGCCAGGGCACCATTAAGGCTGAAGAAATGAGAAGCGGGACGTTCACGGTGAATAACACCGGGTCTTTCGGTTCTGTACAGTCCATGCCGATTATTAATCACCCGCAGGCGGCCATTCTTTCTGTGGAATCGATCGTGAAACGACCGGTAGTCATGCAGGGGGATATGATAGCAATACGCTATATGGTTAACCTGTGTCTCTCCCTGGATCACCGGATTTTAGACGGCCTGCTGTGCGGACGGTTTCTAGCTGATTTAAAGCAGCGGCTTGAAAATTATAAAGGCACGGAAAACATTTAA
- the recN gene encoding DNA repair protein RecN — MLEEISIKNFAIIEELTVSFENGLTVLSGETGAGKSIIIDAIGLLIGGRGSAEYVRHGEKRAEMEGLFRLEDNHPAVEKLEAAGIDIEDDMVVLRRDITHQGKSICRINGKLVTLAVLRETGHSLVDIHGQHEHQDLMHAERHQQMLDRFGKTELEEALEDYQKRYHRFGQLQSKLKQLKESDQETANRLDFIQYQLQEIEAAGLQPGEDEDLEKERHILANSEKLFEAIRGAYDHLYGEGKALDWAGMAVSSVEEAAEIDTDLGELSESISSAYYMMEEATFILRDKADSMAFDPERLNEVENRLDELNKLKRKYGDSVEEILVYASKIEEEIDSLANKEERIAEYEQALSQAAEELIAEAKTLTDLRRQAGHSLAGSVQQELQALYMEKATMEVQISPLNRGKTYQTPDGETWVFNDKGADKIEFLISANAGEPLKPLAKVASGGEISRIMLALKTILSGFQHVTSLIFDEVDTGVSGRVAQAIAEKIHLVSRGSQVLCITHLPQVAAMADSHLYIQKEEKEERVQTIVTPLTSDYKIDEIARMISGVEVTALTRENATELLEMAEKAKSNV, encoded by the coding sequence ATGCTTGAAGAAATTTCCATCAAGAATTTTGCCATTATCGAGGAGTTAACCGTTTCATTTGAAAATGGCTTAACAGTATTAAGCGGTGAAACGGGCGCCGGGAAATCCATCATCATTGATGCGATCGGCCTGCTTATCGGTGGAAGGGGATCGGCTGAATATGTGCGCCACGGAGAAAAACGGGCGGAAATGGAAGGGCTGTTCCGCCTGGAGGATAACCACCCCGCAGTTGAGAAATTAGAGGCCGCAGGCATTGATATTGAAGATGACATGGTCGTTCTGCGCCGGGACATCACGCATCAGGGTAAAAGCATCTGCCGGATCAACGGCAAATTAGTAACGCTTGCTGTATTGAGAGAAACCGGCCACAGCCTCGTAGATATCCACGGTCAGCACGAGCACCAGGACCTGATGCATGCTGAGCGTCACCAGCAGATGCTCGACCGGTTCGGAAAAACAGAGCTTGAAGAAGCACTCGAAGATTATCAAAAGCGCTACCACCGTTTTGGACAGCTGCAGTCAAAATTAAAGCAGCTGAAGGAAAGTGATCAGGAAACAGCAAACCGGCTGGATTTTATTCAATACCAGCTTCAGGAAATTGAAGCCGCCGGCCTGCAGCCGGGAGAGGACGAAGACCTGGAAAAGGAACGTCATATTCTGGCTAACAGTGAAAAACTGTTCGAGGCAATCCGGGGGGCCTATGACCACCTGTACGGCGAAGGGAAGGCGCTTGACTGGGCAGGTATGGCAGTATCAAGCGTAGAAGAAGCCGCAGAAATCGATACAGATCTCGGAGAGCTTTCCGAGTCAATCAGCTCAGCTTATTACATGATGGAGGAGGCAACGTTTATACTCCGGGATAAAGCTGATTCCATGGCGTTTGATCCTGAAAGATTAAACGAAGTGGAGAACCGGCTCGATGAACTGAATAAGCTGAAGAGAAAATACGGAGATTCCGTCGAAGAAATCTTAGTTTATGCATCCAAAATCGAAGAGGAAATTGATTCACTCGCCAATAAAGAAGAGCGAATCGCCGAATATGAACAGGCGCTCTCCCAGGCAGCGGAAGAGCTGATTGCTGAGGCTAAAACATTAACTGATTTGCGCCGGCAGGCCGGCCACTCGCTTGCCGGGAGTGTTCAGCAGGAGCTTCAGGCGCTGTACATGGAAAAGGCTACGATGGAAGTGCAGATCTCACCTCTTAACCGGGGGAAAACCTATCAGACACCTGATGGGGAGACGTGGGTATTTAATGATAAGGGAGCGGACAAGATCGAGTTCCTTATTTCAGCCAATGCCGGTGAGCCTTTAAAGCCGCTCGCAAAAGTAGCTTCCGGCGGGGAAATTTCCAGAATCATGTTGGCATTGAAAACGATTCTTTCCGGCTTCCAGCACGTTACCTCCCTGATTTTTGACGAGGTTGATACAGGTGTAAGCGGCCGTGTCGCCCAGGCGATTGCGGAAAAAATCCATCTGGTGTCCAGAGGCTCCCAGGTGCTTTGCATCACCCACCTGCCGCAGGTTGCTGCGATGGCAGACAGTCATTTGTATATTCAAAAAGAAGAAAAAGAAGAAAGAGTACAGACGATTGTCACTCCGTTAACGTCAGATTATAAGATTGATGAAATCGCCCGGATGATTTCCGGAGTTGAAGTGACGGCACTAACGAGAGAAAATGCGACCGAGCTGTTAGAAATGGCTGAGAAAGCTAAAAGCAATGTGTAG
- a CDS encoding Glu/Leu/Phe/Val dehydrogenase produces MELFERMELHDYEQVVVCQDRNSGLKAIIAIHDTTLGPALGGTRMWTYENEEAAFEDVLRLAKGMTYKNAAAGLNLGGGKAVIIGDARTDKNEEMFRAFGRYIEGLAGRYITAEDVGTTEHDMDIIHEETNFVTGISLSTASGSSGNPSPVTARGVYQGMKAAAKEAFGTDDLAGRTIAVQGVGHVSFEMCRFLHEEGASLIVTDIREASVERAVHAYGAKAVAPEEIYDVPCDIFSPCALGGGLNEHTILRLQAKVVAGAANNQLQTEEDGIRLEERGIVYAPDYIINAGGVINIADELYGYDRERALKKVDGIYDNIVRVFEIARRDGIPSFQAANRLAEERIESIKRSRKQFLPHSRHILTNR; encoded by the coding sequence ATGGAATTGTTTGAGCGTATGGAGCTGCACGATTATGAACAGGTAGTGGTCTGCCAGGACCGGAACTCAGGGTTAAAAGCAATTATTGCCATACATGATACGACACTCGGCCCGGCTTTGGGGGGCACAAGAATGTGGACGTATGAGAACGAAGAAGCAGCATTTGAAGATGTGCTGCGCCTTGCCAAAGGAATGACCTATAAGAATGCAGCAGCCGGCCTGAACCTCGGAGGGGGCAAAGCTGTGATTATAGGAGATGCGCGCACAGATAAAAATGAAGAAATGTTTCGTGCATTCGGGCGTTACATTGAGGGCCTTGCCGGGCGCTATATTACGGCAGAGGATGTCGGTACCACAGAGCATGATATGGATATTATCCACGAAGAAACGAATTTTGTGACTGGTATTTCACTGTCGACTGCTTCCGGATCGAGTGGAAATCCTTCTCCGGTCACGGCCCGGGGCGTGTATCAGGGCATGAAGGCAGCGGCAAAGGAGGCCTTCGGTACCGATGATCTTGCCGGCAGAACGATTGCAGTTCAGGGTGTGGGGCACGTATCGTTTGAAATGTGCAGATTTCTTCATGAAGAAGGAGCATCATTAATTGTGACCGATATCCGGGAGGCTTCGGTGGAGCGTGCCGTTCATGCCTATGGGGCAAAAGCAGTGGCACCGGAAGAAATTTACGATGTTCCGTGCGACATATTCAGTCCCTGTGCACTGGGGGGCGGTTTGAACGAACATACCATTTTGCGTCTTCAGGCAAAGGTAGTGGCGGGAGCAGCCAATAATCAGCTGCAGACAGAAGAGGACGGCATCCGTTTAGAGGAGCGGGGCATCGTTTACGCCCCAGATTACATTATTAATGCAGGCGGCGTCATTAACATCGCCGACGAGCTCTATGGTTACGATCGTGAGCGGGCCCTGAAGAAAGTCGACGGTATTTACGATAATATTGTCCGTGTATTTGAAATCGCTAGACGCGACGGTATTCCATCGTTCCAGGCCGCAAACCGGCTGGCCGAAGAGCGCATTGAATCCATCAAACGTTCAAGAAAACAGTTTCTGCCCCACTCGCGGCATATTTTAACGAATCGGTAA
- a CDS encoding metal ABC transporter solute-binding protein, Zn/Mn family, translated as MKKPFILGAAGAAFVSLSACGSEDTQEEQGAENEEKLEVYTTLFAWEDFTKQIGGDHVNVENVVPAGSDAHTYDPTPQTLTNIAEGDMFVMTGNGMEGFADEVESTIGNQDVQIARVAEAVGDDGEGHDHEEGHDHEEGHDHEEGESEEEHAEHAEEGHSGEEHDHGGTDPHIWIDPVQAKEAAGVIRDELIEADPDNENAYENNYEELAAELDELDERFETLVDESSKNQFIVSHAAYGYWEERYGLEEIAVNGVNAQNEPSTQEINEIIDTAEKNDLNAIMVEENIPSDTTDVLQEEIGAEVYTLNNLESASEEEIADGAGYISLMNQNIDNLEKALNE; from the coding sequence ATGAAAAAACCATTTATTTTAGGGGCAGCCGGGGCAGCATTCGTTTCTTTAAGCGCCTGCGGTTCGGAGGATACTCAGGAAGAACAGGGAGCAGAAAATGAGGAAAAGCTCGAAGTATATACTACACTTTTTGCCTGGGAAGACTTCACAAAACAGATCGGCGGCGATCATGTAAATGTAGAAAACGTCGTTCCGGCAGGGTCAGATGCGCATACATATGACCCAACGCCGCAGACACTAACAAACATTGCGGAGGGCGATATGTTTGTGATGACCGGAAACGGAATGGAAGGGTTTGCCGACGAAGTGGAGAGCACGATTGGCAACCAGGATGTGCAGATAGCCAGGGTGGCAGAAGCAGTCGGGGACGACGGAGAAGGCCATGATCATGAAGAAGGCCATGACCATGAAGAAGGCCATGACCATGAAGAAGGAGAGTCTGAAGAAGAACACGCGGAGCATGCTGAAGAAGGCCACAGCGGGGAAGAGCACGACCACGGCGGCACAGACCCCCATATTTGGATTGATCCGGTTCAGGCGAAAGAAGCAGCCGGAGTGATTAGAGACGAGCTGATTGAGGCAGACCCAGATAACGAGAACGCCTACGAAAATAATTATGAAGAACTGGCGGCGGAGCTCGATGAACTGGATGAGCGTTTTGAGACCCTTGTGGATGAAAGCAGTAAAAATCAATTTATTGTTTCCCATGCAGCATACGGATACTGGGAAGAACGATACGGCCTGGAGGAAATCGCTGTTAACGGCGTGAACGCCCAGAATGAGCCTTCCACGCAGGAAATCAATGAAATTATCGATACAGCAGAAAAAAACGATCTGAATGCCATTATGGTGGAGGAAAATATTCCGTCTGACACCACAGACGTTCTTCAGGAAGAAATCGGGGCGGAGGTTTATACGCTAAATAACCTCGAATCAGCCAGCGAAGAAGAGATTGCTGATGGCGCGGGCTACATCTCATTGATGAATCAGAATATCGATAACCTTGAAAAAGCATTGAACGAATAA
- the ahrC gene encoding transcriptional regulator AhrC/ArgR: MNKGQRHIKIRELISNTDIETQDDLVARLRGDGYNVTQATVSRDIKELHLVKVPMIDGRYKYSLPADQRFNPMQKLKRALVDSFVGIDHSENLIVMKTLPGNANAVGALIDNLDWENIMGTICGDDTILIICKQKEHSPEIVNRFLEML, translated from the coding sequence ATGAATAAGGGACAGAGACACATAAAAATCAGGGAACTAATTTCAAATACAGACATAGAAACGCAGGATGATTTAGTAGCAAGACTCCGGGGAGACGGCTACAACGTAACTCAGGCGACGGTGTCGCGGGATATTAAAGAGCTTCATCTTGTAAAGGTGCCGATGATTGACGGCAGATACAAGTACAGCCTGCCTGCCGATCAGCGCTTTAACCCCATGCAGAAACTAAAACGGGCACTTGTGGACAGCTTTGTCGGCATTGATCATTCGGAGAATTTAATTGTCATGAAAACACTGCCGGGAAACGCCAATGCGGTAGGGGCCCTGATTGATAACCTGGACTGGGAAAACATTATGGGCACCATTTGCGGCGATGATACGATTCTCATTATCTGTAAGCAGAAGGAACATTCACCGGAGATTGTAAACCGATTTTTAGAAATGCTTTAA
- the lpdA gene encoding dihydrolipoyl dehydrogenase, whose product MAKEYDLVILGAGTGGYVAAVHAAKRGLSTAVVEARDIGGTCLHRGCIPSKSYLKSAEVYKMVQESLSYGVEADNVSLQFGKVREKKNQTVQQLHKGVQQLLSKHQVDVYYGHGRILGASIFSPTASTISVETETEGENIMLQPKQIMLATGSRPATVPGLEIDGEYILSSEELLEAEKLPSSMVIVGGGVIGVEWASMLQDFGVEVQLVELGDRLLPMMDHAVSKEAEKRLKRKGVRIFTNTELDPSSLTKNGEITVHTTSKEVLTAGKMLVAVGRTGNTGDLGLHNTEVEVQNSFIQTSGMYQTKESHMYAIGDVIGGMQLAHVASREGIIAVEHMLGNHPEPLDYKNVPSCVYSDPEMASVGWTEHEATDAGLNIKTSNVPFQAIGKALVENDPEGFMKMIVDKETEDVLGVHIVGKKATELINEGALAVYMNASHLEIQGAVHAHPTLAEIYAEGALAVDGKAIHHG is encoded by the coding sequence ATGGCTAAAGAATATGACCTGGTCATATTAGGAGCTGGTACTGGCGGATATGTGGCCGCTGTGCATGCAGCAAAAAGAGGATTATCGACGGCGGTGGTAGAAGCGCGTGATATCGGCGGCACCTGCCTGCACCGTGGATGTATCCCAAGCAAATCGTATTTAAAAAGCGCAGAGGTATACAAAATGGTGCAGGAAAGTCTGAGCTACGGCGTCGAAGCAGACAATGTGAGCCTGCAATTCGGAAAGGTACGCGAAAAAAAGAATCAGACGGTGCAACAATTACATAAAGGGGTTCAGCAGCTGCTGTCCAAGCACCAGGTGGATGTATATTACGGTCACGGGCGCATCCTCGGAGCTTCCATCTTTTCTCCAACAGCAAGCACTATCTCAGTGGAAACAGAAACTGAAGGGGAAAATATTATGCTGCAGCCCAAGCAGATTATGCTCGCCACCGGTTCACGTCCGGCTACTGTCCCGGGGCTCGAAATTGATGGTGAATACATTTTATCCTCCGAAGAACTGCTCGAGGCAGAAAAGCTCCCTTCATCGATGGTTATTGTCGGGGGAGGAGTTATCGGCGTGGAATGGGCTTCAATGCTTCAGGATTTCGGCGTGGAGGTACAGTTGGTGGAGCTCGGAGACCGTCTGCTTCCGATGATGGACCACGCTGTGTCGAAAGAGGCGGAAAAACGCCTGAAACGAAAAGGCGTCCGTATTTTTACAAATACAGAGCTCGATCCTTCTTCACTCACGAAAAATGGAGAAATAACGGTCCATACAACGTCCAAAGAGGTACTGACGGCCGGGAAAATGCTCGTCGCTGTAGGAAGGACCGGCAATACGGGGGATCTGGGACTCCACAACACGGAAGTCGAAGTACAGAACAGCTTCATCCAGACGTCGGGCATGTACCAGACGAAGGAATCACATATGTATGCTATCGGCGACGTCATCGGCGGCATGCAGCTGGCCCACGTGGCTTCGCGTGAAGGCATCATCGCTGTAGAGCATATGCTTGGAAATCACCCGGAGCCTCTTGACTATAAAAACGTTCCTTCCTGCGTCTACTCGGATCCGGAAATGGCTTCGGTAGGCTGGACAGAGCATGAGGCCACTGACGCCGGCCTGAATATCAAAACAAGCAATGTTCCTTTTCAGGCAATAGGCAAGGCCCTGGTGGAAAATGATCCGGAAGGATTTATGAAAATGATTGTGGATAAAGAAACAGAAGATGTGCTTGGCGTTCATATTGTGGGGAAAAAAGCGACCGAATTGATTAACGAGGGAGCACTTGCTGTCTATATGAATGCCTCTCATCTTGAAATACAGGGAGCGGTGCACGCGCATCCGACACTGGCGGAAATTTATGCTGAAGGTGCCCTGGCGGTAGACGGAAAAGCTATTCACCACGGGTGA
- a CDS encoding TlyA family RNA methyltransferase — translation MNKERIDTLVVQKGLFDSREKAKRAIMAGLVLADDEVVDKPGTKISDEAALRLKGKQMPYVSRGGLKLEKAIQSFQLELQNAVVLDVGASTGGFTDCALQNGASMVYALDVGYNQLAWKLRQDSRVEVMERVNFRYLDKSQLSRGLPGMLIADVSFISLEKLFPVMPQVLDEGAGFCVLIKPQFEAGREKVGRKGIVRDPSVHREVLAKTIQSAESVGLAPEALDFSPITGGDGNIEYLLYGSVLSDKPSPPGEERIEAVVREAHESFKNKLEPS, via the coding sequence ATGAATAAAGAACGAATTGATACGCTGGTAGTGCAGAAGGGACTGTTTGATTCCCGGGAAAAAGCCAAACGGGCAATCATGGCAGGTCTTGTACTGGCAGATGATGAAGTGGTGGACAAGCCCGGGACAAAAATCAGTGATGAGGCAGCTTTGCGCCTGAAGGGCAAACAGATGCCATACGTCAGCCGAGGCGGTTTAAAGCTGGAAAAAGCCATTCAGTCGTTTCAGCTGGAGCTGCAGAACGCCGTGGTACTCGATGTCGGGGCCTCCACCGGAGGCTTCACGGATTGTGCGCTGCAAAACGGAGCTTCTATGGTATATGCTTTGGATGTCGGCTACAATCAGCTCGCCTGGAAGCTGCGCCAGGATTCACGGGTAGAGGTAATGGAAAGAGTGAATTTCAGGTACCTCGATAAAAGTCAGCTGTCGCGGGGGCTGCCCGGGATGCTGATCGCTGATGTATCCTTTATTTCCCTGGAAAAGCTTTTCCCTGTGATGCCGCAGGTGCTGGACGAAGGCGCCGGCTTTTGCGTACTCATCAAGCCACAGTTTGAAGCGGGACGGGAGAAGGTAGGCAGAAAAGGAATCGTCAGGGACCCATCGGTGCACAGGGAAGTACTGGCAAAAACAATCCAGTCAGCCGAAAGCGTTGGTTTAGCACCGGAAGCGCTCGATTTTTCCCCGATTACCGGGGGAGACGGCAATATTGAATATCTGCTGTACGGATCGGTATTAAGCGATAAACCGTCTCCTCCCGGGGAGGAGCGAATAGAGGCTGTCGTCCGGGAAGCACACGAGTCATTCAAGAATAAACTGGAACCTTCGTAA
- the spo0A gene encoding sporulation transcription factor Spo0A produces the protein MIRVMVADDNKELVEVLIEHIEEQEDMEIAGTAQNGEEALEVVEQEQPEVLLLDIIMPHRDGLSVLTALKNKHTVNTKVIMLTAFGQEDVTKKAVELGAAYYVLKPFDMEALMANIRDVHRESLNSQVLTEEAPKKPASRQSMEERIKDIIQYVGIPSHIKGYVYMQEAVKLVMEDMQMINAVTKQLYPEIARKFQTTPSRVERALRHAIVVAWDRGHTQAISDLFGWSQDGALPYKPSNSEFVAVVADRLRTEQIEI, from the coding sequence ATGATACGGGTCATGGTGGCCGACGATAACAAGGAACTCGTCGAAGTATTAATCGAACATATAGAAGAACAGGAGGACATGGAAATAGCAGGCACAGCCCAAAACGGGGAAGAAGCACTTGAGGTGGTGGAGCAGGAGCAGCCCGAGGTCTTACTCCTTGATATAATTATGCCGCACCGGGACGGGCTTTCTGTATTAACGGCACTGAAAAATAAACATACTGTTAACACGAAAGTTATTATGTTAACTGCATTCGGCCAGGAGGATGTAACGAAAAAAGCAGTGGAGCTTGGGGCTGCTTATTACGTTTTAAAGCCATTTGACATGGAGGCGCTGATGGCAAATATTCGGGATGTACACAGAGAAAGCCTAAATTCCCAGGTGCTGACGGAAGAGGCTCCGAAAAAACCTGCCAGCCGCCAGTCAATGGAAGAGCGTATCAAAGACATTATCCAATATGTTGGCATTCCTTCCCATATTAAAGGCTATGTATATATGCAGGAAGCAGTGAAGCTCGTAATGGAGGATATGCAGATGATAAATGCAGTCACCAAGCAGCTGTACCCTGAGATTGCAAGAAAGTTTCAGACGACGCCAAGCCGGGTCGAACGGGCGCTCAGGCATGCCATCGTTGTTGCATGGGACCGCGGACATACGCAGGCGATTTCCGATCTGTTCGGCTGGAGTCAGGACGGGGCTCTGCCCTATAAGCCTTCAAACAGTGAATTTGTCGCGGTAGTAGCTGACCGGCTGCGTACAGAGCAGATAGAAATATGA
- a CDS encoding thiamine pyrophosphate-dependent dehydrogenase E1 component subunit alpha, which yields MIQEYSTHREVGLSDEEALTMYEIMLQARRLDERMWLLNRAGKISFVVSCQGQEAAQAAAAMALDRDKDYLLPYYRDFGLVMAFGMTAKDLMLAAFAKQGDPNSESRQMPGHFGQRKNRIVTQSSPVTTQIPHAAGFGLAAKMKNKDFVTMVTFGEGSSNQGDFHEGMNFAGVHDLPVVFFCENNKYAISVPLSKQLACEHVADRAKGYGMPGVTVEGTRPFEVYKAMKEAVDRARDGKGPSLVEALVARLTPHSSDDNDKLYRSVEEMDEEKQTDAVVAFADYLRNEGILTEEKEQTMEQRIREEVDAATDAAEAAEYPAVETLGQYVYEEEGN from the coding sequence ATGATTCAGGAATACAGTACCCACCGGGAAGTAGGCTTAAGCGACGAAGAAGCGCTCACAATGTATGAAATCATGCTGCAGGCAAGACGTCTTGATGAACGGATGTGGCTGCTGAACCGTGCCGGTAAAATTTCATTTGTTGTCTCCTGCCAGGGCCAGGAAGCGGCACAGGCAGCTGCAGCTATGGCACTTGACCGTGACAAGGACTACCTGCTTCCGTATTACCGGGATTTTGGTCTCGTAATGGCATTTGGGATGACAGCGAAGGATTTAATGTTGGCGGCTTTTGCCAAGCAGGGGGACCCCAACTCTGAATCCAGACAGATGCCGGGCCATTTCGGCCAGCGAAAAAACCGTATCGTGACCCAGTCCTCTCCGGTAACTACACAGATTCCCCATGCTGCCGGTTTCGGACTGGCAGCTAAAATGAAAAATAAGGATTTTGTTACGATGGTTACGTTTGGTGAGGGGTCCTCCAACCAGGGAGACTTTCATGAAGGCATGAACTTTGCCGGCGTCCACGATCTACCGGTTGTATTTTTCTGTGAGAACAACAAATATGCCATCAGCGTGCCTCTCAGTAAACAGCTCGCCTGCGAACATGTTGCGGACCGCGCAAAGGGATATGGTATGCCGGGGGTCACTGTGGAAGGCACACGGCCGTTTGAGGTGTATAAAGCTATGAAAGAAGCAGTGGACCGGGCGCGGGACGGTAAAGGCCCGAGCCTCGTTGAAGCGCTCGTAGCAAGACTGACGCCTCATTCAAGTGATGATAACGATAAACTGTACCGAAGCGTCGAAGAAATGGATGAAGAAAAGCAGACCGACGCTGTCGTGGCTTTTGCGGATTACCTGCGGAATGAGGGGATCCTTACCGAAGAAAAAGAACAGACGATGGAGCAGCGGATCCGCGAGGAAGTGGATGCCGCAACGGATGCCGCTGAAGCAGCAGAATATCCGGCTGTGGAAACGCTTGGGCAGTATGTTTACGAGGAAGAAGGGAACTAA